In Aedes albopictus strain Foshan chromosome 3, AalbF5, whole genome shotgun sequence, the genomic window CAGCGCATATTTCTCAGTTTCATCGCCTATTTCAAAACTGTTATAACTACCATAACCATAATTGCCATCGTAGTCTTCGATTTCCACCATCAAGGtaatatttttattctttgtcAACTTGTGCAACCGTTCGAGCCCAATCCAGAACTCGCCTTCAATTTTTCCGAAACCATTTTTATACTCCGTCCAGTTACGGTAGAAATTAACCGATCCATCGAAACGATGTTGAATTACGAGCCATCCACCACCAAACTTTTCCTGCTCACAAAATCCCACAAACGGTTGTTCATTGGCATCGGGCTGTAGTCGATATTTCCCCGACATTTTGGATGGTTCTTCCGAACATGACCAGAACACATTGTTTGCTTGTATCTCCATTACTCTCTTTTCTATCTTGGACAACTTCTGTTCAACTATATCAAATTTAGCTAACTTCTGTTCAATAATTTCTAATCTGGTTATCAGCAATTCAAAACCAAAGCCGCATCCACCAGGTACCTCGTTTGTGATAGGAAAATTTTCGTCCTTTACCGGTTCACCCGCACAACAGAAGCCTAACGCAAAAGCCACAATAATAAATTTGGCTGTCATTTTTTTCCTAACAAGCAACGACACAAGTGCCACAATATCGCCTTCGAAACTATAAAATGAACTGGAGCTTTGAACTGCAGGACGCTGTGATATTTATACCATCAAATGCGATGCTGTGCTAAAATGTAATTCATTCGCAAGTTGTTATCACAGGATGTGGCGAACTATGATACTTATTCGTGTATGAAATACTTTCCGGGGAACACCCTAGTTACAtattataatctcgtcaaaaagaCTGAATCTCGTTGTCCCATCAACAATTTTGCATATGTTTAGAA contains:
- the LOC134284232 gene encoding ryncolin-1-like, whose product is MTAKFIIVAFALGFCCAGEPVKDENFPITNEVPGGCGFGFELLITRLEIIEQKLAKFDIVEQKLSKIEKRVMEIQANNVFWSCSEEPSKMSGKYRLQPDANEQPFVGFCEQEKFGGGWLVIQHRFDGSVNFYRNWTEYKNGFGKIEGEFWIGLERLHKLTKNKNITLMVEIEDYDGNYGYGSYNSFEIGDETEKYALKRLGAHAGSINDSMRTHEGKMFTTRDSDNDRSFGNCAQEEGGAWWYNRCGNTNPNGPFHKQKGQWQKLYWHGHKDGVELKFFRMMIK